The sequence below is a genomic window from Bacteroidia bacterium.
AAAATGCTCCGTGGATTTTTTAGAAACGCTTTCCACCAATACTTTGTGCACTTTTCCTACTCCTGCTTTTATATTTTGTTCGGATGATTTTTGTTGTAAAGTCAATATCTCGGTTAATCTTCTCGATTTTATTTCTTCCGAAACATCGTCTTTGTATTTGCGCTCTGCCAATGTTTTCGGGCGCTCAGAATATTTGAACATGTAAGCGAAATCGTATTTCGCCCATTCCATCAATGAAAGTGTGTCTTTGTGTTCTTCTTCTGTTTCGCTGCAAAAGCCAGAAATAATATCGGTAGAAATGCCGCAATCAGGAATTATTTTTCGGATGGATTCGATGCGACTCATGTACCATTCGCGAGAATAACCTCTGTTCATCATTTCCAAAACTCTTGAATTTCCAGACTGCACTGGTAAATGAACGTATTTGCAAATGTTCTCGTGTTTGGCAATCATGTGTAATACATCGTCTTGCATATCTTTCGGATGCGATGTGCTGAAACGCACGCGCAGCAAAGGGTTTACCAAAGCAACTTTTTCCAATAATTGCGCAAACGTAGTGGCGTTTTTTAATTCTTCGTTGGTCGGATTGTCTTTTTTCAAACCTCCACCCGTCCATAAATAACTATCTACATTTTGTCCGAGCAACGTTACTTCGCGATATCCTTGTTCTATTAATTTTTTGGCTTCTTCCACAATACTTTCTGGATCACGACTGCGCTCACGACCTCTTGTGAAAGGCACTACGCAAAAGGAACACATATTATCGCAACCGCGCGTAATGCTGATAAAAGCGCTCACGCCATTGGTATCCAAACGCACCGGACTAATATCCGCATACGTTTCATCGCGCGAAAGTAAAACGTTTACCGCTTTCTGTCCGCCTTCTACGGTTTGTATTAAATTGGGTAAATCGCGATACGCATCGGGTCCAACCACAATATCCACTAATTTTTCTTCTTCCAATAATTGCGATTTCAAACGCTCCGCCATACAGCCCAAAACGCCTACAATCAAATCAGGATTACTTTTTTTTATTTTTCTGAAATCTGCTAAACGTTGACGCACGCGGTTTTCCGCGTTATCGCGAATAGCACAGGTATTTACAAAAATAACATCCGCTTCGTTGTAATCTTTTGTTGTTTCAAAACCTTCTCCCGCAAGTATAGAAGCCACAATTTCGCTGTCCGAAAAATTCATCGCACAACCATAACTCTCCAAAAAAAATTTTTTTCCGTTCGGCTTTTTAGGCAAATCCATTTCAAGTAATTCTCCTTGTCTGGATTCATCAATTGTCTTATTGCTTCCTGCGTGCATTATAAATAGATTTTTGGAACACAAAAGTAAGCAATTTTGGATAGTGTCTCCATTTGAAATTTTAATCTAAAAGAATTACAATGTTGGAAATGGGATTTCTATCACTTTGTAGGCGAGTTCGAATACCGAAATTACAGCTCAGGCTGTCGCGGATGACTCTTCGAGTTTGGAAACTGACTCAGTAAGTGCCACGGACGATATTTCACCTGACGCGCTGACAGGTGACGCTTGCGCGGACGCGTGTGCGCCTGACAAAATTGCAGCTCACGCTCGTGCGGACGACACTTCGGGTATGGAAACTGACTCTTCAACTCGCGGGGACGACTCTTCGGGTGCGGAACTTGACTCTTCAACTCGCGGGGACGACTCTTCGGGTCTGGAAATTGACTCTTCAACTCCTGGGGACGACTCTTCGGGTGCGGAACTTGACTCTTCAACTCGCGGGGACGACACTTTGGGTCTGGAAATTGACTCTTCAACTTGCGCAGACGATACTTCGAGTCTGGAAATTGACTCTTCAACTCGCGGGGACGACACTTTGGGTCTGGAAATTGACTCCCCACCTTCCAGCGGATGGCAAACTGGTGCGTTGCGTCCACAAACCCTGAGAAAAGGCAGAAAATGAAAAGCTAAGAAGAAAGAGAGAGAGTAAATTTTTTTTCATACAGCTAAATAAAACTATTTACAGTTTAAAAGCAAGAAATAGTTTATAAGTTTGAGAGTTCTATGTTTATAAGTCGCAAGTGGAGAAGTTGTAAGTTCGAAAAACGGGATAGGATTTCAGGTTACAAAATCTAACAGCAAAAAATTACTTTTCCTTTTTCAACTCGGCAATTTCTTGTTTTAGAACAAGTATTTCTTTTTGCATTTCAATAATCTCAGCTACCGAAATTTTATTTTTATTGTCGGCAAGTATTAGGTCAGAGGCTGTTGCTTGAATAACAAAAGAGCTATCGTTTGCAGGAACATATATTAGCCCTTTTTCAGTAAGCGATGCTTGCGTTGCACCTGTAAACATTTGCCATGTACAAGGAAATGTACTTTCTCCATCGGTACGAAAAAGCTCTCCGTTATTTACACCAGTAGTACTTGGTGCTAAACGAAAAACATCCACGTGTAATTTGGCGCGTACGGTGCCGAGACTGGGAAAATTCCCTATACCTGCTACTTGGTTAGGCACAAAATTATGAACTCCTGTAGCAAAAGGAAATGCTATAAATTGAGCATTTAAAAGACCTGTTAGCAAGCACAGGGCTATAATTAACCTAAGTTTTTTTGTTTTCATGGTTTTGTTTTTAGTTGATTATTATTTTTTGTTTGAATACTCTATTATTGATTTCTATAATTATAAAATACATTCCGGAAGACAAATTTCCTTTTTGAAAAATGTATTCATCATTAGCTAAATTTACAGTTCCATCCCTTACCTTTCTTCCTAACATATCGAAAACAGAAATAGTTGCGCTTCTGATAGAATAGCCATCTGAAAAAGTAAATGAAATGGTGGTGTTTTGCGAAAAAGGATTTGGGGCAATGAGCATTGTATTTTTTCTTGAAGCAATATCATTTGTTCCTGTCCATTCTGAAGCACAGGAAGCTGTCGAATCATCCGTCACACAAACATCATCCACTAAGTACCAAGCCTCCATCTCGTACGCATATGAAGTATCATTATAAATTAGTATATGGTTTGTAAGGGAATCGTCAAAAAAATCACCAATATTTATGTATGTATATGCCGAATCTGCAATAAACGATCCGGAAATAACCGTCCAGTTCAGTGTATCGGCAACAACACTATCTGTATATACTTGCGAATAATTTTTTATAAAAGATATAGAATGTGTATAATTTGAAGATATATCATTCTCGCTATCTATTGGCATGATATAAGAAACAGTAGAAAACAAAGCTCCTATTTTATTGCTGGCACTATTTGCCAACCATCCTGGAGAAATCATTAAACGGACTGCAAAAGATACAAAATATTTTTTT
It includes:
- a CDS encoding T9SS type A sorting domain-containing protein; its protein translation is MPNWSFEQHDSCPYAPGQIYFANGWFNVAFAPNYNNFCSSDSEYTVPTYIYNKYGYTDTTGIGDAQIATCNLCSFCENPPNQRETIGSLLITPLQIGKKYFVSFAVRLMISPGWLANSASNKIGALFSTVSYIMPIDSENDISSNYTHSISFIKNYSQVYTDSVVADTLNWTVISGSFIADSAYTYINIGDFFDDSLTNHILIYNDTSYAYEMEAWYLVDDVCVTDDSTASCASEWTGTNDIASRKNTMLIAPNPFSQNTTISFTFSDGYSIRSATISVFDMLGRKVRDGTVNLANDEYIFQKGNLSSGMYFIIIEINNRVFKQKIIIN
- the miaB gene encoding tRNA (N6-isopentenyl adenosine(37)-C2)-methylthiotransferase MiaB, translating into MHAGSNKTIDESRQGELLEMDLPKKPNGKKFFLESYGCAMNFSDSEIVASILAGEGFETTKDYNEADVIFVNTCAIRDNAENRVRQRLADFRKIKKSNPDLIVGVLGCMAERLKSQLLEEEKLVDIVVGPDAYRDLPNLIQTVEGGQKAVNVLLSRDETYADISPVRLDTNGVSAFISITRGCDNMCSFCVVPFTRGRERSRDPESIVEEAKKLIEQGYREVTLLGQNVDSYLWTGGGLKKDNPTNEELKNATTFAQLLEKVALVNPLLRVRFSTSHPKDMQDDVLHMIAKHENICKYVHLPVQSGNSRVLEMMNRGYSREWYMSRIESIRKIIPDCGISTDIISGFCSETEEEHKDTLSLMEWAKYDFAYMFKYSERPKTLAERKYKDDVSEEIKSRRLTEILTLQQKSSEQNIKAGVGKVHKVLVESVSKKSTEHFSGRNSQNTVVVFPKENFKKGDYVNVLVTSCTPATLIGKVVS